AGACTCAACCATTTAAACCAACATTCCGGTTCTAATTATGGCATCCGTAAGTATTTGGGGCATTCAGATGGTGATAATATTCCTCTAGAGAACTATATGGACGCTCAGTATTACGGTGAGATTGGTATTGGCACTCCACCTCAAAAGTTCACTGTGATTTTTGATACCGGAAGTTCTAATCTGTGGGTCCCTTCTTCAAAGTGCTACCTCTCAGTGAGTGACTCTTTCTTTTTGTTTCTTATACATAATAATACCTTATCTCTATATATCACTCTCTTTTAATCTTTTAATATTgttcaatttatatatattaatatcaggTAGCTTGCTTCACTCATAAAAAGTATAAGTCTAGTCAATCAAGTTCTTATAAGGAAAACGGTATGGCGTCTTCTTCTGATTCTGaatttattattaacttatatagttgtatgagttttttttttttgtgtgtgtgattTTGGAATTAATTTAATTCATACCGGCTAGTATTCTTTTTTCTCTGATTTAGGTAAATCTGCTGAAATTCGGTATGGAAGTGGCTCAATCTCAGGTTTCTTTAGCCAAGATTCTATCAAACTTGGTGATCTTGTAGTTAAAGAGCAGGTTGAGTTTAAGAAATTGTGAATTATGATTTCCGGATATAATAAAGTGCTACATTTTTGTTATCTAGTGTCTTCACTGTAACATTTTACTTGTGCCAGGATTTTATAGAGGCAACCAAAGAGCCTGGCGTCACTTTCGTAGCAGCCAAATTTGATGGTATACTTGGACTCGGGTTTAAAGAGATCTCTGTTGGAGATGTTGTTCCTGTTTGGTAATTAATTTACTCAGTGACCTTTGATTCTATAGTTTAATGTTTTGTGACTGACCGTTTGTATGGTATTTTTCATATCATGTTAGGGACAACATGGTAAACCAAAGTCTTGTTCAAGAACCTGTATTTTCATTCTGGCTTAATCGAAAGGCTGATGAGCCTGAAGGGGGCGAACTTGTTTTTGGTGGGGTTGATCCTAAACATTTTAAAGGTGAACACACATACGTCCCAGTGACTCAGAAAGGATATTGGCAGGCAAGTTTAGTTTTGTTATGCTAATATTTTCACTGATTGATATATACAATCCATTTACTTCAGAGAGATCATTCTTCAAAAACCCCCAGTCTGATTTTGTTTTTTTCTCATTATAGTTTGACATGGGTGATGTCCTTATCAACGACAACTCAACTGGTAAGTTGCTTGAATATCACTTTACGTACATTTACATATTATTATACGAGTAGTTCTAAGTAATATAAGGTCTCTGCGATCGTTATGTATATTTCAGGATTTTGCTCCAAAGGGTGTGCTGCAATTGCTGATTCTGGAACATCATTGTTGGCAGGTCCAACGGTACGTATACATTTTGTGCAATTATAGAATCCTACACAAGTAAACTGGATAAAAATAGGTTTTTTCAATACTATTTGAGTGTTAGTGTGTTTGAACATCTTTGTTATATATTTGCTCATAATCTTATTCATCTATCCAACTCTTTTAGAAAGTAATTAGTGAAATCAATCAAGCCATTGGCGCTGCGGGGATTATGAGCCAACAGTGCAAGACATTGGTCGATGAATATGGAAAGACTATACTTGATATGTTGTTATCTGAGGTACCTGCACTTCGTCCATTTTCCTAATGTCTTTCTAGATGTTATTTAGATATTTATTATGTATACTTGCATATGATATATGGTATTATGCTACACAATTACACATGTTCACTTATGGAATTTACCTTAGAAAACTTAACGCACTCTATTGGGCATTCCTGTAGACACGACCTGAAAAAATATGCTCTGAAATGAAGTTATGCTCCTTTCATGGCTCTCATGATACTAGGTTAGTTTCATGCTTTTGTGCTTTGGGTACATTATTTTATGGTTTATATTGTTGATGGTTATAATCTTTTTAGGATATAACATTTACAAGTTTAGGTTTATGTTTTGACAGCTTGATAATTGAGAGTGTGGTTGACAAGAATAACGGGAAGTCAACCAGTGTACGTGACGAGATGTGTAACCTCTGCGAGATGGCAGTTCTTTGGATGGAAAACCAAATCAGGCGAAATGAGAGTGAAGAACAAATAATTAACTATGTTGATCAGGTGAACTAACTTCCTCATTAGTGTCCATTTTGGTTTTATATCGCTGTTTAAATAACATAAAATTTGTTATGATATGTGACACACTAATTCTTTTCATAAAACAAAATGTTTTTCGAGTCAAGCTAGTCTTATTGGACCACTTATAACCTATAAACCCTAAACAAACAGTTTGATCTGCTCGTTTTGTCCCACATCTTATTTAAAGAAACTATTTTTGGTTTATGATTAATGAACTACCATAGACTATTAGATTTaagtatttacattatttatattTTCTAGTTGTGTAAGCGGTTGCCAAGTCCAATGGGAGAATCTGGAGTTGACTGCAACAGTCTTTCCTCCATGCCCAATATTGCGTTTACAATTGGTGATAAGCAATTTGTTCTCACCCCTGAAGATGTAAGTATATAAATCAATCCATATGTTTTCCATTCTttgtattaataaattgtatttttattttttttttcatttcaacgcatttattttaaatatgattatatgtataattgttTTTGTTAAACATCAGTATATCCTTAAAGTCGGTGAGGGAGAACAAGCACAATGTATTAGTGGATTTACTGCTCTTGATGTGCCACCTCCTCGCGGACCTCTATGGTAAGAATTATGATCACTTGCTATTGATGCTATCATGTGTATCATTCGTTTAAAAGGTTGGAATTTTGATCCACTAGAATTTGGTTGATATGGGTTATATAATGGTTCAACGTCAAAAATTTAACCAAAACTAAAACGGGTTCAAATGGACTAAACTTGTTGACAATGTGTCAATGACCCTAATTATATTAGATGTTTAGAACCTCATATGTCTCGTTTATCGAACATTGCATTAGCATCTTAATTAGCATTCAATTCAATTTTCACAACGTTAGTTATTCCGAAAAAGGACCAATAAATGTTGGCACTGGCACGTCAACCTAACCTGTTTTATCCAAAGTCAAAAATTACCCATATTGACACAAAACTGCTTCAACCCGTGCCCCACCAGCCCATTTTTCCCCCTCCGCCTTTTAACCATTTTTTCACGTGACCTGACAAAGTACATGTATTTAGTTTTGTTTTTTAATGGTTTTGACGGGTTTGTTTAACAACTGAAGTTTTATTGGGATTTTGATGCAGGATTCTGGGAGATGTTTTCATGGGTAGATATCATACGGTGTTCGATTATGGTAACTCACAAGTTGGATTTGCAGAAGCAGCTTAAGACCTTTCTATATATCATAACGAACTTGCCTATTTATCTGTAAATGttacaataaatatataaatatatcactcATATATAACCGTGAAGTTTGATGACATACAAATATAGCCGTGACTTATGTTTTATAAGTAAGCTATATTCTCCATTTCAATCACTCTTTGAGATTACAATTACATTAGATGCTACACACAATGCATGATGTTAACAGTATGATTATTCAAGAAGTAGACATATACCtacctataataatatattaaacacAAATAATAAGTAGAGATAAATGTCTTACATGTATATAATGTTAAATGGTACAAGTACTTATAAAAGCCAATAAAACTGATAGATAGCTCTTATATATCTAAAAGGAGGTCAACAAACCTCCAATAAACTGAATACATATACAAAAGCTGCCCAATACTAGTACTACTACTAGGATAAatctcaatctgaaactctaaaagTGGTATGACCAGAAGCCCCAAAATTTTAGTCTATTTTGTATGGGCTTTACATCTttaaaaaattcttgcaaaaaagaCCAAACCAAATAATAGAACAATATCAGGAAAACCATTATTTGAGTCGAGTCCTGTTGACTACTCGAACAAAAATAAAGTCATTTTCAATCTCCATTGCACTTTCACCATATTCTcctttaaaaaaattatatatccACATTTAACTAAAAATGGAGAAGGTTTTCCCTAACTAGTTTATATGAGTAAGTATTTTTATTCAAATTTGACTACCTATGTACTGCTAGTACAATATAAACCTGATACATTTTATTAAAATTTCGAGACGTCAACCACTAAACAATTTTTTAGATTCGCTAGATCATTGACGTCCACGACCAATAATTTTCTTCCAACTTGATTTCTTCTAATTTCCTAAGAGTCATCATCTCCAATTTTGTTTTTTACGGAGTAGTATATTTTTTACCCACCaataacttaaccaaacaattaaataaataaataaattcgaACCATGCATGATACTTCATGAAATTTTTTTAGTTCAAATAACCAATAAAAACCGTGCAAGTATGCAACACGTTTTTATGTATAAAAATACCCATCGATAAGATTGAGTGTGAATGTAGGATTCTGGAAAGCTACATAAATTAATATTGCATTTGCATCAACGCCACATACCTATAATTACATAATAATGACAGGTGGCCATTTAGGACATGTTTCAATAACCATTAAAGAAACGTGGTTGTAATGAGGCTAAAATGGACTTATGGACCCATATTGCTCACCAAAATAACCAACATTACGTGTCCTATTCCTCGTTCATACATTTCTCCCATTTTCATTTCTTGAGCATGTCATTATGACTTGGACATCATACCAATATACCATTATTCATATTGTATAACCAAATCAATTACTATATGTGTGTTTTACTCTTATAAATTATTTCTTCATCATATGTTAAAATATCATAATGTTTTTCTAAATTAGTCTAAAATTagaaacttatcttagatatttagtACTAGTTATTTGAGTTGTATTAACTAGAAGTTACTAGATGTATAGCaagaaaaaatatcaaggattactaAAATTCTCTGACCCACATTTCAAGGCCTATAAATAGATCATTTATGTTGCAAATGTGAAGGTACTCAAGACACAAGAATTCAATAAAATTCTTTATTTCTAAAACAAGAAATCTTCCTTATATTCACCATCATTCACAAATAATAAGTTTCTATAAAATATCCCCTCATAATTACTACTCATCACTAATTTACTACATCTAAACATCAACTAATCAACACTACTAATTAATCTAAAAACATAACAATTctatcaagtggtatcagagccgtatTGGGCGTTGTTCGCGTACACCATGACTACCATTGGTGCATACAATATTCCCGTCCCCGTCTTTGATGGagacaactatgatttttggagtatccgaatgaagacatatttccaagcacaaagcttgtgggatattgtcgaagtcgggtttacaactccaaaggacgtcgaaactctgtccgtggaaGAACGTGAAAAGCacaacaaaaatgttgtaagaaatgctgctgctcttggctacattcaacaagccttgacaccgtttatctttccacgaatcatgggagctacgacagtcaaagaggcgtggaagatccttcaagaagaatttcaaggaaataTCAAGGTAAGAGCTGTCAAACTACTAACTCTAAGAAgggattttgaaaatttaaatatgaaggAAACTGAGACCGTTAAAGACTACTATTTTAGAAtcaaagaaatagtaaatcaaatgagagcctatggagataatataactgacaaaaggatcgtagaaaggatacttatcagtatgaccgaaaaatacgatcatgtcattaccgctattgaagagtcaaaagacatcgagactctgtcagTAATGGAATTAGTTGGCTCTCTAgaagcatatgaggctagactgagtTGGCGGAGTGAAAACTCACttgaaagtgcctttcagtctaaactcaaattaaGGTCTCAGAAATCTAACAATGGGGGGAAAAGAAATATTGAAGAAAATTCGAGAGGAGGAGATAAACCCAGAACCGGGTCCAATCAGAGAAGAAAAAAACTACCCTCCATGTGGTATTTGCAAAAGGACAAgccacttggagaaagattgttttcacaaagggaagccacaatgctataactgcaaaagatttgggcatctagaaaaagattgtcgtttaaaacaaaatcatcgagctaacttcacggaaaaaagtgaagatataccggagaacaaaaatcggctattctatgcctgccatgtcgcaaataaacagagggacgatacttggttAATCGACAGTGGGTGTAGCAACCACATGACTggagatgaaaagttatttgatagtatcaacacCTCCGTAAAGTCCCGCGTTAAGTT
The window above is part of the Rutidosis leptorrhynchoides isolate AG116_Rl617_1_P2 chromosome 1, CSIRO_AGI_Rlap_v1, whole genome shotgun sequence genome. Proteins encoded here:
- the LOC139886203 gene encoding cyprosin-like, translating into MGNLIKTSLLLFMSFLLSHTSYSAPNGGLVRVGLKKNRLNHLNQHSGSNYGIRKYLGHSDGDNIPLENYMDAQYYGEIGIGTPPQKFTVIFDTGSSNLWVPSSKCYLSVACFTHKKYKSSQSSSYKENGKSAEIRYGSGSISGFFSQDSIKLGDLVVKEQDFIEATKEPGVTFVAAKFDGILGLGFKEISVGDVVPVWDNMVNQSLVQEPVFSFWLNRKADEPEGGELVFGGVDPKHFKGEHTYVPVTQKGYWQFDMGDVLINDNSTGFCSKGCAAIADSGTSLLAGPTKVISEINQAIGAAGIMSQQCKTLVDEYGKTILDMLLSETRPEKICSEMKLCSFHGSHDTSLIIESVVDKNNGKSTSVRDEMCNLCEMAVLWMENQIRRNESEEQIINYVDQLCKRLPSPMGESGVDCNSLSSMPNIAFTIGDKQFVLTPEDYILKVGEGEQAQCISGFTALDVPPPRGPLWILGDVFMGRYHTVFDYGNSQVGFAEAA